A genomic region of Polyangia bacterium contains the following coding sequences:
- a CDS encoding MBOAT family O-acyltransferase, translating into MLFSEPVFVFFFLPAVLLAYFSLGEKSRDTVLLASSLIFYAWGEHGYVLVLVASIFLNWLCGLGAAPGPGKNRSRGSLLVAITGNLLLLIFFKYTNFLVANLNVLLLRLHSPLLAVRPIHLPIGISFFAFQGMSYVIDVYRGTVPPQKSLLKIAMYKSFFPQLIAGPIVRYVDVKPQIERRTIGFDDFAAGIQRFIVGLAKKMIVANVVARPTDAIFALPVSQLSASLAWVAVIGYALQIYFDFSAYSDMAIGLGRMFGFRFLENFNYPYIATSMTEFWRRWHISLSSWFRDYLYIPLGGNRVSVGRQYANLMVVFALCGLWHGASWNFVIWGLFHGVFLTLERLAARKQISMPFRSLRHVYVILVVLVSWVFFRAETAALALSFIGAMVGMTHHGQVMPGLRVFVDTEVVTVVILGIIGSTPVLPAIKRRWERSDWLGQWREAAGLLGLMGVFVYCVMLMAAGSYSPFIYFRF; encoded by the coding sequence ATGCTGTTCTCCGAGCCTGTCTTTGTTTTCTTTTTTCTTCCCGCGGTCCTGCTCGCGTACTTCAGCCTAGGCGAGAAAAGTCGCGACACCGTCCTGCTCGCTTCCAGTCTGATCTTCTACGCGTGGGGAGAACACGGGTACGTCCTGGTCCTCGTCGCATCAATCTTCCTCAACTGGCTCTGCGGGTTGGGCGCGGCCCCTGGCCCAGGGAAAAATAGATCACGCGGCAGTCTCCTCGTCGCCATCACGGGCAACCTGCTGCTTCTCATTTTTTTCAAATACACGAACTTCCTTGTCGCCAACCTGAACGTCCTGCTCCTGCGCCTGCACAGTCCGCTGCTTGCCGTGCGCCCCATCCACTTGCCGATCGGAATCTCTTTCTTCGCATTCCAAGGAATGTCCTACGTCATTGACGTCTATCGCGGCACCGTCCCACCGCAGAAGAGCCTCCTCAAGATCGCCATGTACAAGTCCTTCTTTCCCCAGCTGATCGCCGGTCCCATCGTTCGCTACGTCGACGTCAAACCTCAAATCGAACGCCGGACGATCGGCTTTGACGATTTCGCGGCCGGCATCCAAAGATTCATTGTTGGTCTCGCAAAGAAGATGATCGTTGCCAACGTGGTGGCCAGGCCCACCGACGCGATCTTCGCGCTGCCGGTAAGCCAACTCAGCGCTTCACTGGCCTGGGTTGCGGTGATCGGATATGCCCTGCAAATCTATTTCGACTTCTCGGCATATTCCGATATGGCGATAGGACTGGGACGGATGTTTGGTTTTCGCTTCTTGGAGAACTTCAACTACCCGTACATCGCGACCAGCATGACCGAGTTTTGGCGTCGCTGGCACATCTCGCTGTCCTCGTGGTTTCGTGACTATCTCTACATACCCCTGGGCGGCAATCGGGTCTCGGTGGGCCGCCAGTACGCCAATTTGATGGTGGTCTTCGCGCTGTGCGGGCTGTGGCATGGCGCGAGTTGGAACTTCGTGATCTGGGGTCTTTTCCACGGCGTATTTCTCACCCTTGAACGGCTTGCGGCGCGAAAGCAGATCTCGATGCCCTTTCGCAGCTTGCGTCACGTTTACGTTATTTTGGTCGTCCTCGTGAGCTGGGTCTTTTTCCGCGCGGAGACAGCGGCGTTGGCGCTGTCGTTCATTGGCGCGATGGTCGGCATGACTCATCACGGACAGGTCATGCCCGGGCTGCGCGTGTTCGTCGACACCGAAGTGGTCACTGTGGTGATCCTCGGGATCATCGGTTCGACCCCCGTGCTGCCGGCTATCAAGCGGCGATGGGAACGTTCCGACTGGCTCGGTCAATGGCGCGAAGCGGCCGGATTGCTCGGACTGATGGGGGTCTTCGTTTACTGCGTGATGCTGATGGCGGCGGGCTCTTACAGCCCATTCATCTACTTTCGGTTCTAA
- a CDS encoding transferase, producing MKPTIQPAPSFSSPTSPEAESFKSVPGQALPLGDKNQNPTGISFPALLAEDFDTHGRSLLSPGFWAVAVSRFGNWRMSVKPRALRPPLTVAYRLAHQVVIALWAIDLPYNARIGRRLRILHHGGFFLGARAMGDDVTIRHCATIGLIRKGADRSPIIGSRVEIGPGACIVGDISIGDDAFIGPNTVVAQDVPAGAMVLGNPARLVELSKVVEGPRPDRERAT from the coding sequence ATGAAGCCGACAATTCAACCGGCTCCCTCATTTTCTTCCCCCACCTCGCCCGAGGCTGAGTCGTTCAAAAGTGTCCCGGGCCAGGCGCTTCCTCTGGGCGACAAGAATCAGAACCCGACCGGGATCAGTTTCCCGGCCCTGCTGGCCGAGGACTTCGACACTCATGGCCGCAGCCTGCTGTCGCCGGGCTTCTGGGCAGTGGCCGTGTCTCGGTTCGGCAACTGGCGCATGTCGGTCAAACCTCGCGCCCTGCGGCCGCCGCTCACCGTGGCCTACCGTTTGGCGCATCAGGTGGTGATCGCGCTGTGGGCCATTGACTTGCCTTACAACGCACGCATCGGGCGCAGGTTGCGAATTTTGCATCACGGCGGGTTTTTCCTGGGGGCTCGGGCGATGGGCGACGATGTCACCATCCGCCACTGCGCGACCATCGGCCTCATTCGCAAGGGAGCCGACCGATCGCCGATCATCGGCAGCCGGGTCGAGATCGGTCCGGGTGCTTGCATTGTTGGCGACATCTCGATAGGCGACGACGCCTTCATCGGGCCGAACACCGTGGTGGCCCAAGATGTGCCCGCCGGTGCCATGGTTCTGGGGAATCCCGCGCGTCTGGTGGAGCTGTCCAAGGTGGTCGAGGGCCCTCGGCCCGACAGGGAACGCGCAACCTAA
- a CDS encoding undecaprenyl-phosphate glucose phosphotransferase translates to MRGVSLRDDDLLGGIQRVIDGLMIVATHWLACQAYSQYWNLEMTNASALGVLMFGIAGQLMGLYRSWRSERLGRELRQAVAAWVVVFPILILLAFASKTSTHYSRVVSFGWFLLAPLFICGWRLLGRLIVSYLRLQGRNIKRVGILGATAGSETLCERIKERPWLGMDIVGVFDDRSEERRHPFGRSGPSYGGSSSELIRACRNGAIDIVYIGLPLRAELRIGQIVRELADTTASVYLAADFFTFDLRHAHWTQLGNLPVVSIYETPFQGVTGALKRLEDLVAGSLIIALIAIPILFVAIGIKLTSKGPIFFRQRRYGLNGKQIRVLKFRTMTVCEDGDEIRQASRNDPRVTRFGRFLRRTSLDELPQFFQVLRGEMSIVGPRPHAVAHNEEYRALIHGYMLRHKVKPGITGWAQVNGWRGETPEVSRMAKRVEHDLEYIQNWTLLWDVKIILKTAIEWRKNRNTY, encoded by the coding sequence ATGCGAGGCGTGTCGTTAAGAGATGATGACTTGCTGGGGGGCATTCAGCGCGTCATCGACGGACTGATGATCGTTGCCACTCATTGGCTGGCTTGTCAGGCCTATTCTCAATACTGGAATCTAGAGATGACGAACGCCAGCGCACTGGGAGTGCTGATGTTCGGGATCGCCGGCCAGTTGATGGGGCTATATCGATCGTGGCGTTCTGAGCGCCTCGGGCGAGAGCTGCGGCAGGCGGTTGCCGCTTGGGTGGTTGTTTTTCCGATCCTTATCTTGCTCGCCTTCGCCTCCAAGACCTCGACTCACTACTCGCGGGTTGTTTCGTTCGGCTGGTTCTTGCTCGCCCCGCTGTTCATCTGCGGGTGGCGCCTTCTTGGTCGGCTCATCGTTTCGTATCTTCGCCTGCAAGGCCGCAACATCAAACGGGTCGGTATCCTCGGCGCCACCGCCGGTTCCGAAACGCTGTGCGAACGAATCAAGGAGCGGCCGTGGCTGGGGATGGACATCGTCGGTGTCTTCGACGACCGCTCCGAAGAGCGACGCCACCCGTTCGGCCGTTCCGGCCCCTCTTATGGTGGCAGCTCCAGCGAACTGATCCGGGCTTGCCGCAACGGGGCCATCGACATCGTTTACATCGGGCTGCCGTTGCGCGCCGAGTTGCGGATCGGCCAGATCGTGCGCGAACTGGCCGATACGACCGCCAGCGTTTACCTGGCCGCCGATTTCTTCACCTTTGATCTGCGGCACGCGCATTGGACCCAACTTGGAAACCTTCCGGTGGTCAGCATCTACGAGACGCCTTTTCAGGGCGTGACCGGTGCTCTCAAGCGGCTCGAAGACCTGGTTGCAGGCTCGCTGATTATTGCCTTGATCGCAATTCCGATCTTGTTTGTGGCGATTGGAATCAAGCTGACGTCCAAGGGCCCCATCTTCTTCCGACAACGACGCTACGGTCTTAACGGCAAACAGATCCGGGTCTTGAAATTCAGGACGATGACGGTCTGCGAAGACGGCGATGAGATCCGGCAGGCATCTCGCAACGATCCGCGCGTCACCCGTTTTGGGCGATTCCTGCGGCGAACGTCGCTGGATGAATTGCCGCAGTTCTTTCAAGTGTTGCGTGGCGAAATGTCGATCGTCGGTCCGCGTCCGCACGCTGTTGCACATAACGAAGAATACCGAGCGTTGATTCATGGGTACATGCTGCGACACAAGGTCAAACCGGGCATCACGGGATGGGCGCAGGTGAATGGCTGGCGCGGTGAGACACCCGAGGTCTCCCGAATGGCCAAGCGCGTTGAGCACGACCTGGAGTACATCCAGAACTGGACTCTCCTGTGGGACGTGAAAATCATTCTAAAGACGGCCATCGAGTGGAGAAAGAACCGCAACACTTACTGA
- a CDS encoding serine/threonine-protein kinase, with translation MAARIARGAIGSVYVCRKVKGEDPNRLLTLKVIRQHTLHQDLAEASFRREVRVGSLFRHPNAQTVIDTGIYDGQRFLIFEYVDGACLAEMMVGENRPSPAVVVAIVLETLTALQALHDATDAKGRWLGLVHCDISPENVLVGVDGVTRLSDFGSARLTAISNQAQTLGLCKPSYMPPEQFRGEKLDSRSDLYSLGVLLWTALTGRQPFTADTFDEVATKVLRMKVSPPSAHGGPACLDDVCMQAMNRSPEGRFLVASAMAAALRTSALANNLIESPAGVGEWVRRNLGDRLAERHRLIEAVLAAGAKESAEVQSRASDHPEQGQGGHEDADTARVTRPRRALATQIKAAKASVAGTFRTLFDRARRQRRG, from the coding sequence GTGGCGGCACGCATCGCGCGCGGAGCCATCGGATCGGTCTACGTCTGTCGCAAAGTGAAGGGAGAGGACCCCAACCGTCTCTTGACACTGAAGGTTATCAGGCAGCACACGCTTCATCAGGATCTGGCGGAGGCTTCCTTTCGCCGCGAAGTGAGGGTCGGTTCGCTGTTCCGCCACCCCAACGCGCAAACCGTCATCGACACGGGAATCTATGACGGCCAACGGTTCCTTATCTTCGAGTACGTGGACGGCGCGTGCTTGGCCGAGATGATGGTTGGGGAAAATCGACCTTCGCCAGCGGTCGTGGTGGCCATCGTACTCGAAACGCTGACGGCGTTGCAGGCGTTGCACGATGCGACTGATGCGAAGGGAAGATGGCTGGGTCTGGTTCACTGCGACATCTCTCCCGAGAACGTCCTGGTAGGCGTCGACGGAGTGACGCGGCTGTCGGACTTTGGCAGCGCCCGTCTCACCGCCATTTCGAACCAGGCCCAGACCTTGGGGCTGTGCAAGCCCTCCTACATGCCGCCTGAACAATTCCGCGGCGAGAAACTCGATTCGCGATCCGATCTCTATTCGCTGGGCGTGCTGTTATGGACGGCGCTGACGGGGCGGCAGCCTTTCACCGCAGACACGTTCGATGAGGTAGCCACGAAGGTCCTGCGGATGAAGGTCAGTCCGCCGAGCGCACACGGCGGCCCGGCTTGCCTCGACGATGTCTGCATGCAGGCCATGAACCGCTCTCCGGAGGGACGCTTCTTGGTGGCCAGTGCCATGGCGGCGGCGCTCCGCACGTCGGCGCTGGCGAACAACCTGATCGAATCGCCCGCGGGCGTTGGAGAATGGGTTCGGCGGAACCTGGGCGACAGGTTGGCCGAGCGCCATCGACTTATCGAAGCGGTACTCGCCGCCGGAGCGAAGGAATCGGCCGAAGTCCAGTCGCGCGCGTCGGACCATCCGGAGCAAGGGCAAGGCGGTCATGAAGACGCCGATACGGCGAGAGTCACGCGGCCCCGACGCGCGCTGGCGACGCAAATCAAGGCAGCGAAGGCCAGTGTCGCCGGCACATTCAGGACGCTTTTCGATCGGGCGCGGCGGCAACGTCGAGGCTAA
- a CDS encoding FHA domain-containing protein — protein sequence MAVHPSNKDGAGGDKASQPNSGLDAELDRSVPSGEPEAFLLGVGGAHAGRGYPLIHNTIYLGRAVDADISLPDASVSARHARLINGSQGFELEDLGSSNGTFVDGRRVSRVRLRSGDRIALGQVEFKFLVERRIDATMMILPAGIPTVVRSNTLARYTPAPVRISAAGTALATARRNEDDGPSLEEIFGRAAKTYKFLEQNAFLLRLLAGMGALLGLMSVFVLPPRREAACVMKLQPQAKVNPFDSRPSWSRPPSSDDQEVLFADAETGFVQPDLVAETLKKVLGRTPTDGAVKALAERLRMEAKPDNVYKATYRETLIAPLSLNPVEILRTHLENYKQSETARAIRVFTAQAEFLREQLKVAEGDMKKISDEQMQFLQKNSDRLPEGEKPMLDSRFALETRRSDLVAQVRRLQAEVDAQRRAQVDAPLPVGGASPESAPAAQRFHSSPIYRDSLANLDRKLDEARARGLAEGHPEVLELKEEKRRLEGPLLESQLAAARSSLADTEQKLGRVSSMVGDLPRVQAGVQRLTHMQEATTQLHGQLFEQLKKAELQFNLERVSTESRYQIVSPAQIVKVGPVMTGVVRVAAGLFLGLFMALGLAVAKGGRRMFTQALSNLNATRTISRH from the coding sequence ATGGCTGTCCACCCGTCGAACAAGGATGGCGCCGGCGGCGACAAGGCTTCTCAGCCGAATTCGGGCCTCGACGCAGAGCTCGATCGCTCCGTTCCCTCCGGTGAGCCGGAGGCGTTCCTGCTGGGCGTGGGCGGTGCGCACGCTGGCCGAGGTTACCCACTCATACACAACACCATTTACCTTGGCCGGGCCGTCGATGCGGATATTTCCCTCCCGGACGCCTCGGTTTCCGCGCGGCACGCCCGACTCATCAACGGAAGCCAGGGGTTCGAGTTGGAAGATCTCGGCTCCAGCAACGGAACCTTCGTGGACGGGCGGCGTGTCAGCCGTGTGCGCCTTCGCAGCGGCGATCGCATTGCCCTCGGCCAAGTCGAGTTCAAGTTCCTTGTCGAGCGGCGCATAGACGCGACGATGATGATCCTCCCGGCCGGGATCCCGACCGTCGTGCGCAGCAATACCTTGGCTCGATATACGCCGGCGCCGGTACGGATTTCCGCCGCCGGCACGGCGCTGGCGACCGCTCGTCGCAACGAGGACGACGGGCCATCTCTGGAAGAAATCTTCGGACGAGCTGCCAAGACCTATAAGTTTCTTGAGCAGAATGCGTTCCTGCTCCGTCTTTTGGCCGGCATGGGAGCGTTGCTGGGATTGATGTCAGTATTTGTTCTGCCCCCGCGGCGCGAAGCAGCGTGCGTGATGAAGCTGCAACCCCAGGCCAAGGTGAACCCTTTTGATTCGCGGCCATCGTGGAGCCGCCCTCCGTCGAGCGACGACCAGGAAGTGCTGTTCGCCGACGCGGAGACGGGGTTCGTTCAGCCGGATTTGGTGGCCGAGACGCTGAAGAAGGTCCTCGGACGGACACCCACCGACGGTGCGGTGAAGGCCCTCGCCGAGCGTCTGCGGATGGAGGCGAAGCCCGACAACGTCTACAAGGCCACCTATCGGGAAACTCTGATTGCTCCGTTGTCGCTGAACCCAGTGGAGATCCTGCGAACGCATCTCGAGAACTACAAGCAATCAGAGACCGCGCGCGCCATTCGGGTGTTCACGGCACAAGCCGAGTTCCTCCGTGAGCAGCTCAAGGTCGCCGAAGGCGACATGAAGAAAATCAGCGACGAACAAATGCAATTCCTTCAAAAGAATTCCGATCGTCTTCCCGAAGGGGAAAAACCCATGCTGGACAGCCGATTCGCGCTGGAGACGCGGCGCTCAGACCTCGTGGCGCAGGTTCGCCGGCTGCAAGCCGAGGTGGATGCTCAGCGCCGCGCACAGGTGGATGCTCCGTTGCCCGTGGGTGGCGCGTCGCCCGAGAGCGCTCCGGCGGCGCAGCGGTTCCACTCGTCCCCGATCTATCGCGATTCTCTGGCCAACCTCGATCGCAAGCTGGACGAAGCGCGTGCCCGGGGCCTGGCGGAAGGGCATCCTGAAGTCCTGGAGTTAAAAGAAGAGAAGCGGCGGTTGGAAGGACCACTGTTGGAGTCGCAGCTGGCAGCGGCCCGCAGCAGTCTGGCCGACACGGAGCAGAAGCTGGGCCGCGTTTCGTCCATGGTCGGCGATCTGCCTCGCGTGCAGGCCGGTGTCCAGCGGCTCACGCACATGCAGGAAGCGACCACCCAGTTGCACGGCCAGCTCTTCGAGCAGCTCAAAAAGGCCGAGTTGCAATTCAACCTCGAAAGGGTCTCGACCGAATCCCGGTACCAGATCGTTTCGCCGGCGCAGATCGTCAAGGTCGGGCCTGTGATGACCGGGGTGGTTCGAGTGGCGGCGGGCCTGTTTCTGGGGTTGTTCATGGCTTTGGGGCTGGCCGTTGCCAAGGGGGGCCGCCGGATGTTTACGCAGGCGTTGTCCAACTTGAATGCCACTCGCACGATCTCCAGGCACTGA
- a CDS encoding methyltransferase domain-containing protein: MSKSPYRYVRWLSPVFRSARRFVFQYLYAGNGAACPTCERSFRTWRKDPLIGACPYCGSDPRHRFLWLYLSQQWKAGSKSVDLLHFAPEWCLRSRFQRDPRVARYVTADQGAPGVDFHVDITATTFEDGCFGAIVCSHVLEHVPDDRKAMRELLRVLRPGGVAYIQVPLSGEMAHTDEDPAVTDPKERERRFGQFDHLRVYGRDVTDRLREAGFEVTEVRPRDLMDVGQMASQGLWDDVIFRCERPLPTGARLDFHDPKTR; this comes from the coding sequence TTGTCCAAGAGTCCTTATCGCTATGTGAGATGGCTGAGCCCGGTGTTCCGGAGCGCACGCCGTTTCGTCTTCCAGTACCTGTACGCGGGCAACGGCGCTGCCTGCCCGACCTGCGAGCGCAGTTTTCGCACCTGGCGAAAGGACCCGCTGATCGGCGCTTGCCCTTACTGCGGGTCGGATCCCCGGCACCGATTCCTCTGGTTGTACCTTTCACAGCAATGGAAGGCGGGGAGCAAATCCGTCGACCTTCTGCACTTCGCGCCCGAGTGGTGCCTGCGGTCCCGTTTCCAGCGCGACCCCCGGGTCGCTCGCTACGTCACTGCAGATCAGGGCGCACCGGGCGTCGATTTCCATGTCGACATCACGGCGACGACTTTCGAAGACGGATGCTTCGGAGCGATTGTCTGCAGCCACGTTCTTGAGCATGTTCCCGATGATCGCAAGGCCATGCGCGAGCTGTTGCGGGTTCTGCGGCCCGGGGGGGTGGCGTACATCCAGGTGCCCCTGTCCGGGGAGATGGCTCACACGGATGAGGATCCCGCTGTCACCGACCCGAAGGAGCGCGAGCGCCGCTTCGGCCAGTTCGATCATCTGCGCGTTTATGGCCGCGACGTGACGGACCGTTTGCGCGAGGCGGGTTTCGAGGTCACCGAGGTGCGGCCGCGCGATCTGATGGACGTGGGCCAAATGGCCAGCCAGGGCCTTTGGGACGACGTGATTTTCAGGTGCGAGCGGCCGCTCCCGACGGGCGCCCGCCTGGATTTTCACGACCCGAAGACTCGCTGA